A window of Ferrimicrobium sp. genomic DNA:
GGGAACCCACCTCGACACTGTGCAGGCGGGCATCTTCACCGCTATCTTGGTGATGTCGAGTGTGACGATGCAGAAGGCAGTTTTTGAGGCAGAACACGATCGCCCTAGGAGCGCGATGTGGTGGATCGTCCTGACCTTCATCATGGGAGGATCGTTCATTGCCAACCAAGCAGTTGAGTGGTCGACGTTGAAGTTTGGTCCGCAGACCAATGCCTATGGCTCATTGTTCTATGTCATGTCGGGAGTCCATGGTCTTCACGTGATTCTTGGTTTGGTGGCCATGTTGTTTCTTCTTTTTCGGCTCAAGGGCATCAAGGGTGGTTCCCGTCACTTACCAGGCTTGCAGGCACTGTCCTACTACTGGCACTTTGTTGACATTGTGTGGGTTGCGCTCTATGCCTGTCTGTTCCTGGTGCACTGAGTGCGCGGTATTTGAGGTGGTTGATGATGAGGGGTTGGTGTGGTGAACGATCACAAGATGCGTAAGAGCAAGAGGCGTTCTCAGCTCACGTGGGCTGTGGGTTCTGCGGTATCGGGTGCGGCGGTACTTGCGCTCGCTACTGTTGCGTTGTATCCCCATCAGGGGCATACCCAGGCGTTGACGAGTGCCAAGGTGGCGTCGCACGCCAAAGTTGGGGCCAAACCAGTGGCGCACGGCGCCTCTTCGCAGCAGCCGATCGTCTACAAGAATCCACCTAGAAGCCTGATTCCACAGGGTAGGGAGCTCTTTGCAGAGGATTGCCAGACCTGTCATGGTCCCGACGCTGAGGGTTCAGTGCGAGCTCCCAACCTACAAGGGCTTGGGGCCGCAACCGTCGATTTTTGGGTAGCGACCGGGCGCATGCCACTGGCAGATCCGACGGAGGAGGCCGAGATCAAGCCGCCGCGGTTGTCGCATGAGCAGCAGTTAGCGGTGTCGGCCTATGTCGCGTCGCTTGCCCCAGGGGGACCTGCGATCCCGTCCCCGAATCTCGGATTGGCGAACCTGTCAAAGGGAGAGTCACTCTTTGCGGAGAACTGCGCGGCGTGTCATACCATCACGGGAGCTGGTGATGCGCTGGCAAACAATATCTATGCACCTTCGCTATGGGCTGCAACGCCAACGGAAGTCGCCGAGGCCATACGCACGGGACCTGGTGATATGCCTCGGTTCGGTCCGGGCACCTTCTCGAACCAGGAGGTTGATGACATCGTTCGCTATGTCAACTACATCCAACACCCCGATGATCGTGGTGGCTTGGCACTTGGCGGTGTTGGTCCAGTGGCTGAAGGTTTTGTAGCCATCCTCATTGGATTGGGTTCGTTGATGGTAGCGGGTTATTGGATTGGAGGACGGGCGCAATGAGCGATACCCAACTCTTTGAGGGTGCCGGAGACCAGGAGATTCGGCGTCCTTTGATGGAGAAGGTGGTGGCGATTAGTTTTATCGTCTCCGTCATCGGGACCATTGGCCTTGGCGTGACCTATTGGGTCGGCGGCCAACCGCAGGTCGAAGGTGGGTTCCTCTTCCTCGCGCTCGGCGGCATTGGTGTCGGCATTGTCTCTTGGGGTAAGTATCTCGTCCCGCAGGGGCCCTACGTACAAGAGCGCCATGAGATGAAGAGCGCGCCCGAAGATCTGGATGCGATGCACGCATCGTTGTCACGAGGGCTGGGGCAAGTAGGTCGGAGAAAATTCCTGCTGCGCCTCCTCGGGGGAGCGGTGGGCGTCTTTGGTATTATCAACCTATTCCCTTT
This region includes:
- a CDS encoding cytochrome c oxidase subunit 3 yields the protein MAETTVAAPTRREPIRFSKPSILGLGTIVWLGSELMFFSGLFAAYFTIRAHDGSPWPPAGTHLDTVQAGIFTAILVMSSVTMQKAVFEAEHDRPRSAMWWIVLTFIMGGSFIANQAVEWSTLKFGPQTNAYGSLFYVMSGVHGLHVILGLVAMLFLLFRLKGIKGGSRHLPGLQALSYYWHFVDIVWVALYACLFLVH
- a CDS encoding c-type cytochrome; protein product: MRKSKRRSQLTWAVGSAVSGAAVLALATVALYPHQGHTQALTSAKVASHAKVGAKPVAHGASSQQPIVYKNPPRSLIPQGRELFAEDCQTCHGPDAEGSVRAPNLQGLGAATVDFWVATGRMPLADPTEEAEIKPPRLSHEQQLAVSAYVASLAPGGPAIPSPNLGLANLSKGESLFAENCAACHTITGAGDALANNIYAPSLWAATPTEVAEAIRTGPGDMPRFGPGTFSNQEVDDIVRYVNYIQHPDDRGGLALGGVGPVAEGFVAILIGLGSLMVAGYWIGGRAQ